A single genomic interval of Drosophila virilis strain 15010-1051.87 chromosome 2, Dvir_AGI_RSII-ME, whole genome shotgun sequence harbors:
- the glob3 gene encoding uncharacterized protein glob3, which yields MSKIHAKLSVTSKLSSVHESSSSIDVASIFPKPLPVLKVGPVYDESGFTLNERLALRQAWKLIKPFERRYGKDIYFTFIMKYYKTFENFRYNGKLDMHRLHGHSLAFMRYISAVIDQNDPVLFQAMLSDNHIVHTRCRVSQEHMRMLMNALIDYVLDKLQDVSSAALKSGFQRLLEKFQVYFDQQNVSFIAYKRSLSKDSLSAHSEQQ from the exons ATGAGCAAAATACACGCCAAACTTTCAGTTACTTCAAAATTATCCTCTGTACATGAAAGTAGTAGTAGTATCGATGTGGCCTCCATCTTTCCAAAGCCATTGCCAGTACTGAAAGTCGGACCTGTGTATGATGAGAGTGGTTTTACGCTTAACGAAAGATTGGCTTTGCGGCAGGCTTGGAAGCTAATCAAGCCATTCGAGCGGCGCTATGGCAAGGATATATACTTTAC CTTTATTATGAAATACTACAAAACATTTGAGAACTTTCGCTATAATGGCAAGCTTGACATGCATCGCCTGCATGGACATTCCTTGGCCTTTATGCGCTATATAAGCGCCGTAATTGATCAGAACGATCCGGTATTATTCCAAGCAATGTTGAGCGACAATCACATAGTACACACTCGCTGCCGTGTATCGCAGGAGCATATGAGG ATGTTGATGAACGCTCTAATTGACTATGTGCTGGATAAGCTTCAGGATGTTAGCTCGGCAGCATTGAAGAGCGGCTTTCAGCGACTCCTGGAGAAGTTTCAGGTATATTTCGATCAGCAGAACGTTAGCTTTATAGCATACAAGCGAAGTCTGAGCAAAGATAGCCTCTCTGCTCACAGTG